One region of Polynucleobacter paneuropaeus genomic DNA includes:
- a CDS encoding pyridoxal-phosphate-dependent aminotransferase family protein, with protein MLKLDSHPSGRHFLHIPGPSPVPSRVLRAISYQTIDHRGPEFGEFGKAVLSNLKKIFKTDQPVIVYSASGTGSWEGALVNVLNPGDKVLFYETGQFANLWRALATRLGLHPEVVGKPGQDTWRWGVDAAVIEERLRKDTGHEIKAVCVVHNETSTGVTSNIAAVRKAIDDAKHPALLLVDSVSGLGAADFQHDKWGADVTISGSQKGLMLPPGIGFNALSPKAIEASKHNKMPKAYWAWDEIIESNKNGYWPTTPSTNLMYGLHEAMEMMLAEGLDNIFARHQRLAQACRHAVAAWGLENQCLDKDTFSPVLTCIATPEGLDADKLRKHALEKFNLSLGTGLGKIKGKAFRIGHLGDCNELSLMAALSGVEMSFGAMGYKPKASGVVAAQEFLK; from the coding sequence ATGCTAAAACTGGACTCGCACCCTTCAGGGCGACACTTTTTACATATTCCAGGCCCTAGCCCAGTGCCAAGTCGTGTTCTGCGCGCTATCAGCTATCAAACCATTGATCACCGCGGCCCTGAGTTTGGTGAGTTTGGTAAAGCAGTATTAAGTAATCTGAAAAAGATTTTCAAAACGGATCAGCCTGTCATTGTTTACTCTGCTTCAGGAACAGGCTCGTGGGAAGGCGCATTAGTTAATGTGCTCAATCCTGGTGACAAAGTCCTCTTTTATGAAACTGGTCAGTTTGCTAACTTATGGCGCGCACTAGCAACCCGCTTAGGTTTACATCCTGAGGTGGTTGGTAAGCCTGGTCAAGACACTTGGCGTTGGGGTGTGGATGCTGCAGTGATCGAAGAACGTCTTCGCAAAGATACGGGCCATGAAATCAAAGCAGTGTGCGTAGTCCATAACGAAACTTCGACGGGTGTAACTTCCAATATCGCTGCAGTACGCAAAGCGATTGATGATGCTAAGCATCCTGCCTTGTTATTGGTTGATAGTGTTTCTGGTTTAGGCGCTGCTGATTTTCAGCATGACAAATGGGGCGCTGATGTCACCATCTCTGGATCACAAAAAGGCTTGATGCTTCCGCCCGGAATTGGTTTTAATGCTTTGTCGCCCAAGGCGATTGAAGCAAGCAAGCACAATAAGATGCCTAAAGCCTATTGGGCTTGGGATGAAATCATTGAATCTAATAAAAATGGTTACTGGCCAACAACTCCTAGTACCAACCTGATGTATGGCTTGCATGAAGCGATGGAGATGATGTTGGCTGAAGGCTTAGATAATATCTTTGCCCGCCATCAACGCTTGGCCCAAGCCTGCCGTCACGCGGTGGCTGCCTGGGGCCTTGAGAATCAGTGCTTAGATAAAGATACCTTCTCTCCAGTGCTGACTTGTATCGCTACACCAGAAGGCTTGGATGCTGATAAATTGCGTAAACATGCACTCGAGAAATTTAATCTCTCCTTGGGCACCGGTTTAGGCAAGATTAAAGGTAAGGCCTTCCGTATTGGCCACTTAG
- a CDS encoding FAD-binding and (Fe-S)-binding domain-containing protein has protein sequence MSTNSTLAPEIVSQLRKNIRGQVLTDTPSRGRYATDASIYQQFPLGVVIPESASDIEAALAVAREHRIPILPRGGGTSQCGQTTGVALVLDNTHFFRKSLQIDPEKGFAEVEPGMVLDHLNAELKKHGLWFPVDVSTSAQATIGGMAGNNSCGSRSIAYGNMVHNVLGIDAWLADGSIAQFGNFASSTGKAKQLGQFVQGLANQLQPEIEARFPKVMRRVAGYNLDVFHPQSELPYTPDGSVNLSHLLVGSEGSLAYFKSLKLKLAPLPQHKVLGVVNFASFYKAMDSAQHIVKLGPTAVELVDRTMIDLARTNPSFKKTIETALIDAQGTTPEAILLVEFSGETQTSLLEKLKSLKTLMGDLGLPGSVVPMADAGMQKNLWEVRKAGLNIMMSLKGDGKPVSFIEDCAVPLESLAEYTQALTEVFAKYGSRGTWYAHASVGTLHVRPILDMRRDGAQKMRAVAEEASELVRKYKGAYSGEHGDGLCRGEWISWQFGPKITEALAQIKQAFDPSNLFNPGKIINPPKMDDASYFRFPPDYKVIPLKPSLDWSAWNVQNNPVTEEITTAGSGGDPALGLAKAVEMCNNNGHCRKFDAGVMCPSYRVTRDEKDLTRGRANTLRLALSNQLDTHDEHSPLGSDAIKEVMDLCVSCKACRRECPTGVDMAKMKIEFLHAYKKRVGFTMRDWLVAALPKYAPIISNIPGLPALLNLRNHLPPVAKLQEWLMGISAQRSLPVWKKETLWNDKSILQKLQYSPAELHQDGKGVVLLADSFNAYFENENLQAAIQVLQAAGYRVHIPQKTTQAKTSSTSACSKEFCCGRTYLAAGMVDQAKETLGELVDYLVPYAQAGIPIIGLEPSCLFTLKDEALVMGFGDKAITVSKQAQLLEEFLAAQAKDNKLSLNLKAATRPVLFHGHCHQKAFAAVTPALELLKLIPNANPELIESSCCGMAGSFGYESEHITVSKQMAEMSLLPTIRKSPNSWIVADGTSCRHQITDGTQRDAVHIAKILAAHL, from the coding sequence ATGAGCACCAATTCAACCCTAGCCCCTGAAATCGTCTCCCAGCTACGGAAAAATATCCGTGGCCAAGTGTTGACCGATACCCCAAGCCGGGGCCGCTATGCCACGGATGCCTCGATTTACCAGCAATTTCCGCTGGGGGTGGTCATTCCCGAGAGCGCCAGCGACATCGAAGCAGCCTTAGCAGTTGCCAGGGAGCATCGGATTCCGATCCTTCCTCGGGGCGGCGGCACCAGTCAATGTGGTCAGACCACTGGCGTTGCCTTAGTACTCGATAACACCCACTTCTTTCGCAAGAGTCTACAGATTGATCCTGAAAAAGGTTTTGCTGAAGTTGAGCCGGGGATGGTTCTGGATCATCTCAATGCCGAACTCAAAAAACATGGGCTGTGGTTTCCGGTCGATGTATCGACATCGGCGCAAGCGACGATTGGTGGAATGGCAGGAAATAATTCATGTGGCAGTCGTTCAATTGCCTACGGCAATATGGTACATAACGTTTTAGGTATTGATGCTTGGCTAGCGGATGGCAGCATCGCTCAATTTGGCAACTTTGCAAGCAGTACTGGCAAGGCAAAACAACTTGGTCAATTTGTGCAAGGTCTAGCTAATCAGTTACAACCTGAGATCGAGGCACGTTTCCCGAAAGTGATGAGACGCGTTGCAGGTTATAACTTGGATGTCTTTCATCCTCAAAGCGAATTACCCTATACCCCAGATGGCAGTGTTAATTTGTCGCACCTGCTTGTTGGTAGTGAAGGAAGCCTGGCTTACTTCAAGTCCCTCAAACTCAAACTCGCGCCACTACCCCAACACAAAGTCTTAGGCGTCGTGAACTTTGCCAGTTTTTATAAGGCCATGGATAGTGCGCAGCATATTGTCAAACTAGGCCCCACCGCAGTGGAGTTAGTGGATCGCACGATGATTGATCTGGCGCGCACGAATCCCAGCTTTAAGAAAACGATTGAAACTGCTTTAATTGATGCGCAAGGTACAACACCAGAGGCGATTCTACTGGTGGAGTTTTCTGGAGAAACACAAACAAGCTTGCTTGAGAAACTCAAGAGCCTAAAAACGCTAATGGGTGATCTAGGTCTGCCCGGTTCAGTGGTGCCAATGGCTGATGCCGGCATGCAAAAGAATTTATGGGAAGTGCGTAAGGCTGGCTTAAACATCATGATGAGTCTTAAAGGTGATGGCAAGCCTGTCAGCTTCATTGAAGACTGTGCCGTTCCGCTCGAGTCTCTTGCTGAATATACCCAAGCCCTGACCGAGGTCTTTGCTAAATATGGCTCACGCGGCACTTGGTATGCCCATGCATCCGTCGGCACACTGCACGTTCGCCCCATTCTGGACATGCGACGTGATGGTGCCCAGAAGATGCGCGCAGTGGCAGAAGAGGCTTCTGAGCTAGTGCGAAAATACAAAGGGGCTTATAGCGGTGAGCATGGTGATGGCCTGTGTCGTGGTGAGTGGATCTCATGGCAGTTTGGCCCAAAGATCACCGAGGCCTTAGCGCAAATCAAACAGGCATTCGATCCCAGTAATTTATTTAATCCGGGCAAGATCATCAATCCGCCCAAGATGGATGATGCAAGCTATTTCCGCTTCCCACCTGATTACAAAGTCATTCCCCTCAAACCCAGCTTAGATTGGTCAGCCTGGAATGTACAAAACAATCCAGTAACCGAAGAAATTACTACAGCAGGTAGCGGTGGCGATCCTGCACTCGGTTTAGCTAAAGCAGTCGAGATGTGCAATAACAATGGTCACTGCCGTAAATTTGATGCCGGCGTGATGTGTCCTAGCTATCGCGTGACCCGAGATGAAAAAGATCTCACCCGCGGTCGTGCTAATACCTTACGGCTTGCTTTATCGAATCAACTCGATACACACGATGAGCATTCACCATTAGGCAGCGATGCGATTAAAGAAGTCATGGATCTGTGCGTGAGCTGCAAAGCTTGTCGACGTGAATGTCCAACCGGCGTTGACATGGCGAAGATGAAAATTGAGTTCTTGCATGCTTACAAGAAACGGGTTGGCTTCACTATGCGGGATTGGTTAGTCGCTGCCTTACCCAAGTACGCACCGATTATCAGCAATATCCCGGGCTTACCTGCTTTACTCAATCTACGAAATCACCTGCCTCCAGTAGCGAAGCTACAAGAGTGGCTGATGGGTATCTCTGCACAAAGAAGTTTGCCGGTCTGGAAAAAAGAGACTCTCTGGAATGACAAATCTATTCTCCAAAAGTTGCAATACAGCCCAGCAGAACTGCATCAAGATGGTAAAGGGGTAGTACTCCTAGCAGATAGCTTTAATGCCTATTTTGAAAACGAGAACCTACAGGCTGCCATTCAAGTCCTTCAGGCTGCCGGCTATCGTGTTCATATTCCACAGAAAACCACTCAGGCCAAAACAAGCTCAACAAGCGCTTGCTCAAAAGAGTTTTGTTGTGGTCGCACCTATCTTGCAGCAGGCATGGTCGATCAAGCCAAAGAGACATTAGGCGAATTAGTCGATTACTTGGTACCCTATGCGCAAGCTGGCATTCCGATTATTGGTCTCGAGCCCTCTTGCTTATTTACCCTCAAGGACGAAGCCTTAGTAATGGGCTTTGGTGATAAAGCGATTACCGTAAGCAAACAAGCGCAACTCTTAGAAGAATTTTTAGCAGCGCAAGCCAAAGACAATAAGCTGAGTCTGAATCTGAAGGCAGCGACTCGACCTGTACTCTTTCATGGTCACTGCCACCAAAAAGCCTTTGCTGCTGTGACTCCTGCGCTGGAGCTACTCAAACTCATTCCTAATGCCAATCCAGAACTCATTGAGTCCTCCTGCTGCGGTATGGCAGGTAGCTTTGGTTATGAGAGTGAGCACATCACTGTATCCAAACAAATGGCAGAGATGAGTCTTCTACCTACCATCAGAAAGTCGCCCAATAGCTGGATAGTCGCAGATGGCACGAGTTGCCGCCATCAAATTACCGATGGTACGCAAAGAGATGCAGTGCACATTGCCAAAATTCTGGCGGCCCATCTATAA
- a CDS encoding helix-turn-helix domain-containing protein — translation MQKLKVFDIAHFLDGEEVLTEYLLQVTQNGDTDELIWVLCHIARTESSLQISPP, via the coding sequence ATACAGAAATTAAAAGTCTTCGATATTGCCCATTTTCTTGATGGTGAAGAAGTCCTGACTGAATACCTCTTACAAGTTACGCAGAATGGCGATACTGATGAGCTAATTTGGGTTCTTTGTCATATAGCTAGAACCGAATCCAGCCTTCAAATTAGCCCTCCCTAA
- a CDS encoding AzlD domain-containing protein — MHNMLSGWSLGAALIGACVGTYICRAIGVLLSSHIHQDSEIFRWLSAVTYAMVAALTIRLILLPVGLLETVPVWTRILICGLSLGLTLYRPGRLLTPALFLGTLLMILYGALS, encoded by the coding sequence ATGCATAACATGCTAAGCGGATGGTCTTTGGGGGCTGCTCTGATTGGTGCCTGTGTTGGCACTTATATCTGTCGCGCAATTGGCGTCTTGCTCTCGAGCCACATTCATCAAGATAGTGAGATCTTCCGTTGGCTCTCAGCAGTCACCTATGCGATGGTAGCAGCCTTAACCATTCGATTAATTTTATTACCCGTCGGCTTATTAGAAACCGTGCCGGTTTGGACCCGGATTCTGATTTGCGGATTGAGTCTTGGGCTGACTCTTTATAGACCTGGACGTCTCTTGACCCCGGCTTTATTTCTGGGGACTTTGCTGATGATTCTTTATGGAGCTTTGAGTTGA
- a CDS encoding AzlC family ABC transporter permease, with translation MSSPQQPYIDPGELALEKSVSERFKNRQDAFRTGLKNAAGAPAIVLFAGMVGFGAMGKTSGLDMWFPALSTLLMFALPGQVVLMEMVLGGASVLPIILAVTLTSTRFITMTVSLFPQLHDRDRNKNLYASVHLLAMTAWAISMREFSSIEVKHRLSYFVGFGLVCWLISIPATILGYYLAALVPTAVTLGLVFINPLFFLLTFAEVKPWINRIAIGLGCILGPIFYFIDRDTSLLASAVIAGTIAYYIDRKVLRKKPGVIG, from the coding sequence ATGTCATCACCCCAGCAGCCCTATATAGATCCAGGTGAGTTAGCTCTAGAAAAATCCGTTTCTGAGCGCTTCAAGAATCGCCAGGATGCTTTTCGAACTGGGCTCAAGAATGCTGCTGGTGCACCTGCAATTGTCCTGTTTGCGGGCATGGTGGGTTTTGGAGCAATGGGTAAAACGAGCGGCCTAGATATGTGGTTCCCAGCGCTCAGTACGCTGCTGATGTTTGCTTTGCCTGGCCAAGTCGTTCTCATGGAGATGGTCCTTGGCGGAGCCTCAGTATTGCCGATCATCTTGGCGGTAACCTTAACTTCTACCCGCTTTATTACGATGACGGTTTCTTTATTTCCGCAGCTACATGATCGGGACCGTAATAAAAATCTCTATGCCTCTGTGCATCTATTGGCGATGACCGCATGGGCTATTTCTATGCGCGAGTTTTCAAGTATTGAAGTCAAGCATCGCCTGAGTTATTTTGTTGGCTTTGGTTTGGTCTGTTGGTTAATTAGTATTCCTGCAACGATCTTGGGTTATTACTTAGCAGCGCTTGTGCCAACTGCAGTGACACTTGGCCTCGTCTTTATCAACCCTTTATTTTTCTTATTAACTTTTGCAGAGGTCAAGCCCTGGATCAATCGAATTGCGATTGGCTTAGGCTGCATCTTAGGCCCCATCTTTTATTTTATCGACCGCGATACCAGTCTACTCGCTTCTGCAGTCATTGCTGGAACGATTGCCTACTATATTGATCGTAAGGTCTTGCGCAAGAAACCAGGGGTGATCGGCTAA
- the queG gene encoding tRNA epoxyqueuosine(34) reductase QueG: MSSPSSSPSTLDSAQLGSLRQWLDGEARAIGFDDVRVTDTHLGEATNKLREWLAAGRHGHMEYMQRHAALRSDPQLLLPGTTRVICVRMNYVPPEVDFEQEWQRLAQPDQAVVSIYARGRDYHKILRQRLQDFAKSIEARIGSFGYRVFTDSAPLMEVELARKAGLGWRGKHTLLLNREAGSTFFLGEILVDIPLPLDTEIEDHCGSCSACIDICPTQAITAPYALDARRCISYLTIENPDLIPIEFRKAMGNRVYGCDDCQLICPWNKFAQRSTLPDFAVRNGLGSASLLELWSWTEVQFERNHEGSAIRRIGYAKWRRNLAVALGNALGSDTPEEEKKGIREALIAALDIAADTPPLVVEHIEWALAQSNHSV; the protein is encoded by the coding sequence ATGAGCTCACCTTCATCTTCTCCCTCCACCTTGGATAGCGCCCAACTGGGTTCGTTACGCCAATGGCTTGATGGAGAGGCCAGGGCCATTGGTTTTGATGATGTCCGTGTGACCGACACCCATTTAGGTGAGGCTACGAATAAATTGCGAGAGTGGCTTGCTGCCGGGCGCCATGGTCATATGGAATATATGCAACGCCATGCTGCGCTCCGCTCAGATCCGCAACTACTTTTGCCTGGTACTACTCGAGTGATTTGTGTACGCATGAACTATGTACCGCCCGAAGTTGATTTTGAGCAAGAGTGGCAGCGTCTTGCTCAGCCCGATCAAGCGGTAGTCTCAATCTACGCCCGCGGTCGTGACTATCACAAGATCTTGCGCCAGCGATTACAAGATTTTGCAAAATCTATTGAAGCAAGGATTGGTTCTTTTGGCTATCGCGTCTTTACCGACTCTGCACCATTAATGGAGGTTGAGCTGGCTCGCAAAGCAGGATTGGGTTGGCGCGGTAAACATACTTTATTACTCAACAGAGAAGCAGGATCCACTTTTTTCTTGGGTGAGATCTTGGTCGATATACCTTTGCCACTGGATACAGAAATCGAAGACCATTGTGGGAGCTGCAGTGCATGTATTGATATCTGTCCTACACAAGCCATTACTGCACCATATGCATTGGATGCAAGACGGTGTATCTCTTATTTGACGATTGAGAATCCCGACCTTATCCCAATTGAGTTTCGCAAAGCAATGGGTAACCGCGTGTATGGCTGCGATGACTGCCAACTCATTTGCCCCTGGAATAAATTTGCACAGCGCAGTACCTTACCTGATTTTGCAGTTCGTAATGGCTTGGGTAGTGCCTCACTTTTAGAGTTATGGTCGTGGACTGAAGTTCAGTTTGAACGCAATCATGAGGGCAGTGCGATACGGCGCATTGGCTATGCGAAGTGGCGTCGCAATTTAGCAGTAGCACTGGGCAATGCATTGGGTTCAGATACGCCTGAAGAAGAAAAAAAAGGTATTCGGGAAGCGCTCATTGCCGCCTTAGATATTGCTGCTGATACGCCACCACTTGTCGTTGAGCATATTGAATGGGCCTTGGCTCAGTCTAATCATTCCGTATAA
- the tsaE gene encoding tRNA (adenosine(37)-N6)-threonylcarbamoyltransferase complex ATPase subunit type 1 TsaE, producing the protein MTQSQTQIKHCRQESETAALAQSLGNALVKVLTSNINHHLNIALIGDLGAGKTTFARYLIQGMGHLGKVKSPTYALCEPYPINLDQQLLTVHHFDLYRMHSPLEWQEAGFTEYFDAPGLCLVEWPEKAENTLPPFDLQMTLTAGNTEPERVITLQAKSILGEQLLKQI; encoded by the coding sequence ATGACCCAGAGCCAAACCCAGATAAAGCATTGTAGGCAAGAAAGTGAGACTGCAGCTCTAGCCCAGTCTTTGGGGAATGCCCTCGTCAAAGTCCTAACAAGCAATATCAACCATCATCTCAATATTGCCCTCATCGGCGATCTAGGGGCTGGGAAGACCACTTTTGCACGTTATCTTATTCAAGGGATGGGACATCTTGGCAAAGTGAAGAGCCCGACATATGCGCTGTGTGAACCTTATCCAATTAATCTAGATCAGCAGCTGCTGACAGTCCATCACTTTGACCTCTATCGCATGCACTCTCCCCTCGAGTGGCAAGAGGCAGGTTTTACGGAATACTTTGATGCGCCAGGATTGTGTTTAGTCGAGTGGCCCGAGAAAGCAGAAAACACCCTGCCACCGTTTGATCTGCAGATGACATTGACTGCTGGCAATACCGAGCCTGAAAGAGTCATTACGCTACAAGCCAAGAGCATCCTTGGCGAGCAATTACTAAAGCAGATCTAA
- a CDS encoding N-acetylmuramoyl-L-alanine amidase: MKKPTTPANLSRRQHLKTSAKLLGFVLLLGEMDIAWGAKILGVRMWPSEDYTRITLESDTPLPITQQMLTNPDRLVVDVQNLELNPTLKDIVAKVKPNDPYVSQIRVGQYQPNVVRLVFDLKEPVKPQLFTLDPIGEYQYRMVFDLYPTTPPDPLMELVKSSARKEQALVKSNEEIDQIAQFANKPEKGSPVAQAIPDVKAPPATAKYKRLITIAIDAGHGGEDPGAIGAAGSREKNVVLSIAKRLNQKIENEDYMRPFLTRDGDYFVPLHVRVRKARAVQADLFVSIHADAFIERNAKGASVFALSQMGASSTTARWMANKENASDLIGGINIKTQDRQVANLLLDMSTTAQINDSLQVGNAVLRQIGGFAALHKGKVEQASFAVLKAPDIPSILVETAFISNPQEEARLNDDAYQDRIAEAILKGIKDYFSKNPPVARRVNS; this comes from the coding sequence ATGAAAAAGCCCACTACACCAGCCAATCTCTCGAGACGTCAGCATCTCAAGACTTCGGCCAAGCTCTTGGGTTTTGTTCTCCTCTTAGGTGAGATGGACATTGCCTGGGGTGCCAAGATTCTGGGAGTGCGAATGTGGCCTTCAGAAGATTACACACGTATCACACTGGAGTCGGATACCCCTCTGCCCATTACTCAGCAAATGCTGACCAATCCCGATCGCTTAGTAGTCGATGTCCAGAACCTAGAACTCAATCCCACTCTCAAAGATATTGTGGCTAAAGTAAAACCCAACGACCCGTATGTGTCGCAAATTCGGGTGGGGCAATATCAGCCGAATGTTGTGCGCTTAGTCTTTGACCTCAAAGAGCCAGTGAAGCCGCAACTCTTTACCCTTGATCCGATTGGCGAGTATCAATACCGCATGGTGTTTGATCTTTACCCTACTACCCCACCTGATCCTTTAATGGAGTTAGTCAAAAGTAGTGCGCGCAAAGAGCAAGCACTCGTTAAATCCAATGAAGAGATTGATCAGATAGCCCAATTTGCCAATAAACCAGAAAAAGGTTCGCCAGTTGCCCAGGCCATTCCGGATGTCAAAGCCCCTCCAGCAACTGCCAAGTACAAGCGATTAATCACGATTGCGATTGATGCAGGGCATGGTGGTGAAGATCCTGGTGCCATAGGAGCAGCCGGCTCTAGAGAAAAGAATGTGGTGCTCTCGATTGCCAAGCGCCTCAATCAAAAGATTGAGAACGAAGACTATATGCGCCCTTTTTTAACTAGAGATGGTGATTACTTTGTCCCACTTCATGTCAGAGTCAGAAAAGCCCGTGCGGTGCAAGCTGATTTATTTGTATCGATTCATGCGGATGCTTTTATTGAAAGAAATGCTAAGGGTGCCTCAGTCTTTGCACTCTCGCAAATGGGGGCATCAAGTACTACCGCCAGATGGATGGCCAATAAAGAGAATGCTTCAGACCTGATTGGGGGGATCAATATCAAGACTCAAGATCGACAAGTGGCCAATCTCTTGCTCGATATGTCGACCACTGCTCAGATCAATGATTCGCTGCAGGTTGGCAATGCAGTTTTGAGACAAATTGGTGGTTTTGCAGCGCTTCATAAAGGCAAAGTAGAGCAAGCTAGCTTTGCAGTACTCAAAGCGCCGGATATTCCCTCGATCTTGGTCGAGACCGCCTTTATCAGCAATCCGCAAGAGGAGGCCAGACTCAATGATGATGCATATCAGGACCGAATTGCGGAGGCTATTTTGAAGGGAATTAAAGATTATTTCTCAAAGAATCCGCCAGTGGCAAGACGGGTGAACTCCTAA
- a CDS encoding 4-oxalocrotonate tautomerase, with product MPLIQIQLFEGRSNEVKRDYAIAITEAAVEIMGCSAESVDVIYQDVKKSDWATAGKLWSD from the coding sequence ATGCCATTGATACAAATTCAATTATTTGAAGGTCGGAGTAATGAGGTAAAGCGCGACTATGCCATCGCGATTACTGAGGCAGCAGTAGAAATTATGGGCTGTTCAGCTGAGTCAGTAGATGTGATCTACCAAGATGTCAAAAAGTCTGACTGGGCTACTGCAGGCAAGCTTTGGAGTGACTAG
- a CDS encoding class II aldolase/adducin family protein: MGALSSAEIQTRIDLATCYRLAAKMNWDDGIYTHISAALPNESNAYLINQFGLRFDEVTPLNLVKVDTKGNILQGSGPVNISGFVIHGAVHAARKDALCIFHLHNESSIALSAQIRGLLPLSQHAMRFYQDIAYHPYQGLALSSQEQKELIANLSNKKAMLLRNHGSLVCGVTIQQAFYLMHTLDKACSIQLKILDLNSIAFPDDQVCSRTFDQLCMDGDLEGQIEWPAYQRWLLNS; encoded by the coding sequence TTGGGTGCACTCTCATCGGCAGAAATCCAAACTAGAATCGATTTAGCAACATGCTATCGATTGGCTGCCAAAATGAACTGGGATGATGGCATCTATACTCACATCTCTGCAGCGTTACCAAATGAGTCTAATGCCTACCTCATTAATCAATTTGGTCTTAGGTTTGATGAGGTAACTCCATTGAACTTGGTTAAAGTTGATACCAAAGGCAATATATTGCAGGGATCTGGACCAGTCAATATCTCGGGTTTTGTAATACATGGCGCTGTTCATGCAGCTCGGAAAGATGCTCTCTGTATCTTTCACTTGCACAATGAATCTAGCATTGCTTTATCAGCGCAAATTCGAGGATTATTGCCTTTGTCGCAACACGCAATGCGTTTTTATCAAGATATTGCCTACCATCCATATCAGGGATTAGCATTATCTTCGCAGGAGCAGAAAGAGCTGATAGCTAACTTATCAAATAAAAAAGCGATGTTATTAAGAAATCATGGCAGTCTTGTTTGTGGGGTAACAATTCAGCAGGCGTTTTATCTGATGCATACTCTAGATAAAGCCTGTTCTATTCAGTTAAAAATTCTTGACTTAAATAGTATTGCTTTTCCTGATGATCAAGTCTGTAGCAGAACCTTCGATCAGCTTTGTATGGATGGCGATCTTGAGGGTCAAATAGAGTGGCCAGCATATCAGCGCTGGTTGTTAAATTCTTAG
- a CDS encoding phosphohydrolase has translation MDKMHFTRMDQGTAADFEVMKKVHEHTLATLPDKLYGLLDNLAKDTAYNITRKEHCLQAATRALHDGKDEEYVVVTLFHDIAEPLGPFNHGEVIGSILHPFISRNNYWMLMQHGLFQTYFYGDKIGADPNARDQFKSDPAYEQTVEFCAKYDEISFDPKYKSEPISTFDPMVRRVLQKQWVAP, from the coding sequence ATGGACAAAATGCATTTCACCAGAATGGACCAAGGTACTGCAGCTGATTTTGAAGTAATGAAAAAGGTGCATGAGCATACATTGGCAACTTTGCCGGATAAGCTCTATGGTCTTTTGGATAATCTTGCTAAAGATACAGCCTACAACATCACTCGAAAAGAGCACTGTCTTCAGGCAGCTACTAGGGCCTTACACGATGGTAAGGATGAAGAGTATGTTGTGGTGACTCTATTTCATGATATTGCCGAACCCTTAGGGCCCTTCAATCATGGTGAGGTGATTGGCTCAATCTTGCATCCATTTATCTCGAGGAATAATTACTGGATGCTGATGCAGCATGGTTTATTCCAAACCTATTTTTATGGGGACAAGATAGGCGCAGATCCTAATGCGCGCGATCAATTTAAATCAGATCCAGCATACGAGCAAACAGTAGAGTTTTGCGCAAAGTATGATGAAATCTCATTCGATCCTAAGTACAAAAGCGAGCCCATATCGACATTCGATCCCATGGTGAGAAGAGTACTCCAGAAGCAATGGGTTGCCCCATAA
- a CDS encoding thiol-disulfide oxidoreductase DCC family protein → MIQLEKLTLFYDGACPLCQAEILFLTKRNQAGLLSFVDINSRQYDPSKVGVSCDQALASMYAQYESGKLINGVEVFLQAYQRANLPVLVWFFSRPYLRPILNVSYQLFARFRHPISRTIGPMALRLVTSSQGK, encoded by the coding sequence ATGATTCAGCTTGAAAAACTCACCTTATTTTATGACGGCGCCTGCCCACTATGTCAGGCCGAGATTCTATTTTTAACAAAACGCAATCAAGCAGGCCTATTGTCTTTTGTAGACATCAATTCACGGCAGTACGACCCGAGTAAAGTTGGCGTTTCATGCGATCAAGCTTTGGCCTCGATGTATGCCCAATACGAGAGTGGCAAACTCATCAATGGTGTGGAGGTCTTCTTGCAGGCCTATCAGAGAGCGAACTTGCCAGTATTGGTTTGGTTCTTCTCGAGACCTTATTTAAGACCCATCTTGAATGTGAGTTACCAGCTATTTGCTCGCTTTCGTCATCCCATCTCTAGGACTATCGGCCCTATGGCTCTTCGGCTTGTCACAAGCTCACAAGGTAAATAA